The Bombus vancouverensis nearcticus chromosome 17, iyBomVanc1_principal, whole genome shotgun sequence genome has a window encoding:
- the Alg12 gene encoding alg12 alpha-1,6-mannosyltransferase isoform X1: MNHLIILVALVHLLYCPFTKVEESFNLQAMHDILYHGFNLSEYDHHEFPGVVPRSFMGPIIISGLASPLIAIINYLQLNKFFAQYVVRATLGLLVIGTLKLYKDALQSIFGLQFTKWLVAITVTQYHFMYYLSRPLPNIMAMPLVLLALYGWLKQNHMIFIWSSAAAIIIFRAELAMLLGLFLLYDIANKKLTILRLFKIAIPAGIFFLTLTIAVDSIFWRRLLWPEGEVFYFNTILNKSSEWGTSPFLWYFYSALPRGLGLSYFLIPLGMLWDARVRALTVPGIAFVALFSFLPHKELRFIIYVFPLLNVSAAAVCHRIWENRGKSPWNGILALIILGHLVLNALFSMFLLCVAGSNYPGGLAIAKLHRLEKDSINPVHIHIDILTAQTGVSRFTQTNSSWIYSKQENLTIDSPEMLQFTHLLMEAKSKYSPNIKPYLKTHDILDSVDGFSHIALNYNMLPPIKIKTRPIIFIMKRKPNIRYDPKKATPQTVLKQSKENATKKSMGSKDVINDTVQDMEPILDEIMESLEQFEKPLNINDVNILDLEVSEDELNNETNKPTELIESLSTEKFPNNISENKLSQLHTSINEENLQTIPKLQNDIMTESNTELQPDVENNSNISEQKLDIKEEENKKIEVAKERLKLDNVQQDSSILKEVVKKLIQEKLEAVKLRKDVIDEKVLPEIPQKINAKMKRIIPIKIESSQKIKIITKQDLKEKYSVIQELKEKPAIAQEMKEKPVIIKEIKERPMIIQETKEKPMIKQELKEKSAVIQETTDQHKPLNMKESIRNIINQFKEFEKDFVHEDSEIDKKELAVKYNEQPTETSTKKAEDLLRIDIMTESRGVKTIKDAKESLRDIINQFKQIKSELTSEEDDLFEKIEATYMERPIAETLMQFSEALKNLVQRRKKSKTFTFENKNDKPKPQILPKLAVRDHQFPTESPKN; the protein is encoded by the exons atgaatCATTTAATTATCTTGGTGGCTTTAGTACATTTATTGTACTGTCCATTTACAAAAGTGGAAGAAAGTTTCAATCTACAGGCTATGCACGACATTTTATACCATGGTTTTAACCTGTCGGAG TATGATCATCATGAATTTCCTGGAGTTGTGCCACGATCGTTCATGGGACCAATTATAATATCAGGCTTGGCATCACCATTAATAGCAATCATTAATTATTTGCAACTTAATAAATTTTTTGCTCAATACGTTG TAAGAGCAACATTGGGCTTGTTAGTAATAGGCACATTGAAGCTATATAAAGATGCTTTACAAAGCATATTTGGTTTGCAATTTACAAAATGGCTTGTTGCAATTACTGTGACACAATATCACTTTATGTACTATCTAAGTCGTCCATTGCCAAATATAATGGCTATGCCACTAG TGCTACTTGCTTTATATGGATGGTTGAAACAAAATCACATGATATTTATTTGGTCATCTGCAGCAGCAATAATAATATTCAGAGCAGAACTTGCCATGCTACTGGGATTATTCCTTTTGTACGATATAGCCAACAAGAAACTAACCATACTAAg acTGTTTAAAATTGCGATTCCGGCCGGTATATTTTTTCTAACGCTAACGATCGCAGTAGACTCTATATTTTGGAGACGATTATTATGGCCTGAAGGAGAAGTATTTTACTTTAACACTATCCTTAATAAAAGCAGCGAATGGGGT ACATCGCCATTCTTGTGGTATTTTTACTCAGCTCTGCCTCGTGGGTTAGGTTTATCTTACTTTTTAATACCTTTGGGTATGTTATGGGATGCACGAGTTCGAGCATTAACAGTTCCTGGTATAGCATTTGTTGCATTGTTTTCATTTTTACCACATAAAGAATTGAGGTTTATCATATATGTCTTTCCACTGCTAAATGTTAGTGCTGCAGCCGTTTGTCATAGAAT ATGGGAAAACAGAGGGAAAAGTCCATGGAATGGAATTTTAGCACTAATAATTTTAGGCCATCTAGTTTTAAATGCTCTATTTTCTATGTTTCTTTTATGTGTCGCTGGTTCTAACTATCCTGGTGGTTTAGCTATTGCTAAATTACATAGACTCGAAAAAGATTCTATCAACCCAGTGCATATACACATTGATATTCTAACTGCACAAACAGGAGTTTCAAGATTTACGCAAACAAATAGTTCTTGGAT TTATTCAAAACAAGAAAATTTGACTATTGACAGTCCTGAAATGCTTCAATTTACACATCTTTTAATGGAAGCCAAAAGTAAATACTCACCCAATATAAAACCATATCTTAAAACACACGATATCTTAGATTCTGTAGATGGTTTTTCTCATATagcattaaattataatatgttACCACCAATAAAGATAAAAACTAGACCAATTATATTTATCATGAAAAGGAAGCCTAATATACGATATGATCCCAAGAAAGCAACACCGCAGACAGTTTTGAAACAGTCAAAGGAAAATGCTACAAAGAAAAGCATGGGCAGCAAGGACGTCATAAATGACACTGTACAAGATATGGAACCAATATTGGATGAAATAATGGAATCGTtagagcaatttgaaaaaccATTAAATATTAATGATGTAAATATATTAGATTTAGAAGTATCAGAAGATGAATTAAATAACGAAACAAACAAACCTACCGAACTCATTGAATCATTAAGCACAGAAAAGTTTCCTAATAACATATCTGAGAATAAATTATCACAGTTACACACATCAATCAATGAAGAAAACCTACAGACCATACCAAAGCTACAAAATGATATCATGACTGAAAGCAATACTGAATTGCAACCTGATGTTGAGAATAATTCTAATATTAGTGAACAAAAATTGGAtataaaggaagaagaaaataaaaagatagaagtaGCTAAAGAAAGATTAAAACTTGATAATGTTCAACAAGATAGTAGTATTTTAAAGGAAGTTGTTAAAAAACTTATTCAAGAAAAACTGGAggcagttaaattaagaaaagatGTAATAGACGAGAAAGTATTACCAGAAATTCCACAGAAAATTAATGCTAAAAtgaaaagaataattccaataaAAATAGAGTCATcacaaaagataaaaattataacgaagcaagacttaaaagaaaaatattcggtgattcaagaattaaaagaaaaacctGCAATAGCTCAAGAGATGAAAGAAAAACCtgtaataattaaagaaataaaagaaagaccTATGATAATTCAAGAGACAAAAGAAAAACCTATGATAAAGCAAGAACTAAAAGAAAAGTCTGCAGTAATCCAAGAAACAACAGATCAACATAAACCACTTAATATGAAAGAAAGCATCAGAAATATAATCAATCAATTTAAAGAATTCGAAAAAGATTTTGTACATGAAGATTCAGAAATAGATAAAAAAGAATTAGCTGTTAAATATAATGAGCAACCCACAGAAACAAGTACAAAAAAAGCAGAAGATTTACTAAGAATAGATATTATGACAGAAAGTAGAGGTGTAAAAACAATCAAAGATGCCAAAGAAAGTCTACGGGACATAATAAATCagtttaaacaaataaaaagcGAATTAACTTCAGAAGAAGACGATCTATTTGAAAAGATTGAAGCTACATATATGGAACGACCAATTGCAGAAACGTTAATGCAGTTTAGTGAAGCTTTAAAAAATTTAGTacaacgaagaaaaaaaagtaaGACATTtacttttgaaaataaaaatgataaaccTAAACCACAAATTTTACCAAAACTGGCGGTAAGGGATCATCAGTTTCCAACAGAATCtccaaaaaattaa
- the Alg12 gene encoding alg12 alpha-1,6-mannosyltransferase isoform X2, which translates to MYYLSRPLPNIMAMPLVLLALYGWLKQNHMIFIWSSAAAIIIFRAELAMLLGLFLLYDIANKKLTILRLFKIAIPAGIFFLTLTIAVDSIFWRRLLWPEGEVFYFNTILNKSSEWGTSPFLWYFYSALPRGLGLSYFLIPLGMLWDARVRALTVPGIAFVALFSFLPHKELRFIIYVFPLLNVSAAAVCHRIWENRGKSPWNGILALIILGHLVLNALFSMFLLCVAGSNYPGGLAIAKLHRLEKDSINPVHIHIDILTAQTGVSRFTQTNSSWIYSKQENLTIDSPEMLQFTHLLMEAKSKYSPNIKPYLKTHDILDSVDGFSHIALNYNMLPPIKIKTRPIIFIMKRKPNIRYDPKKATPQTVLKQSKENATKKSMGSKDVINDTVQDMEPILDEIMESLEQFEKPLNINDVNILDLEVSEDELNNETNKPTELIESLSTEKFPNNISENKLSQLHTSINEENLQTIPKLQNDIMTESNTELQPDVENNSNISEQKLDIKEEENKKIEVAKERLKLDNVQQDSSILKEVVKKLIQEKLEAVKLRKDVIDEKVLPEIPQKINAKMKRIIPIKIESSQKIKIITKQDLKEKYSVIQELKEKPAIAQEMKEKPVIIKEIKERPMIIQETKEKPMIKQELKEKSAVIQETTDQHKPLNMKESIRNIINQFKEFEKDFVHEDSEIDKKELAVKYNEQPTETSTKKAEDLLRIDIMTESRGVKTIKDAKESLRDIINQFKQIKSELTSEEDDLFEKIEATYMERPIAETLMQFSEALKNLVQRRKKSKTFTFENKNDKPKPQILPKLAVRDHQFPTESPKN; encoded by the exons ATGTACTATCTAAGTCGTCCATTGCCAAATATAATGGCTATGCCACTAG TGCTACTTGCTTTATATGGATGGTTGAAACAAAATCACATGATATTTATTTGGTCATCTGCAGCAGCAATAATAATATTCAGAGCAGAACTTGCCATGCTACTGGGATTATTCCTTTTGTACGATATAGCCAACAAGAAACTAACCATACTAAg acTGTTTAAAATTGCGATTCCGGCCGGTATATTTTTTCTAACGCTAACGATCGCAGTAGACTCTATATTTTGGAGACGATTATTATGGCCTGAAGGAGAAGTATTTTACTTTAACACTATCCTTAATAAAAGCAGCGAATGGGGT ACATCGCCATTCTTGTGGTATTTTTACTCAGCTCTGCCTCGTGGGTTAGGTTTATCTTACTTTTTAATACCTTTGGGTATGTTATGGGATGCACGAGTTCGAGCATTAACAGTTCCTGGTATAGCATTTGTTGCATTGTTTTCATTTTTACCACATAAAGAATTGAGGTTTATCATATATGTCTTTCCACTGCTAAATGTTAGTGCTGCAGCCGTTTGTCATAGAAT ATGGGAAAACAGAGGGAAAAGTCCATGGAATGGAATTTTAGCACTAATAATTTTAGGCCATCTAGTTTTAAATGCTCTATTTTCTATGTTTCTTTTATGTGTCGCTGGTTCTAACTATCCTGGTGGTTTAGCTATTGCTAAATTACATAGACTCGAAAAAGATTCTATCAACCCAGTGCATATACACATTGATATTCTAACTGCACAAACAGGAGTTTCAAGATTTACGCAAACAAATAGTTCTTGGAT TTATTCAAAACAAGAAAATTTGACTATTGACAGTCCTGAAATGCTTCAATTTACACATCTTTTAATGGAAGCCAAAAGTAAATACTCACCCAATATAAAACCATATCTTAAAACACACGATATCTTAGATTCTGTAGATGGTTTTTCTCATATagcattaaattataatatgttACCACCAATAAAGATAAAAACTAGACCAATTATATTTATCATGAAAAGGAAGCCTAATATACGATATGATCCCAAGAAAGCAACACCGCAGACAGTTTTGAAACAGTCAAAGGAAAATGCTACAAAGAAAAGCATGGGCAGCAAGGACGTCATAAATGACACTGTACAAGATATGGAACCAATATTGGATGAAATAATGGAATCGTtagagcaatttgaaaaaccATTAAATATTAATGATGTAAATATATTAGATTTAGAAGTATCAGAAGATGAATTAAATAACGAAACAAACAAACCTACCGAACTCATTGAATCATTAAGCACAGAAAAGTTTCCTAATAACATATCTGAGAATAAATTATCACAGTTACACACATCAATCAATGAAGAAAACCTACAGACCATACCAAAGCTACAAAATGATATCATGACTGAAAGCAATACTGAATTGCAACCTGATGTTGAGAATAATTCTAATATTAGTGAACAAAAATTGGAtataaaggaagaagaaaataaaaagatagaagtaGCTAAAGAAAGATTAAAACTTGATAATGTTCAACAAGATAGTAGTATTTTAAAGGAAGTTGTTAAAAAACTTATTCAAGAAAAACTGGAggcagttaaattaagaaaagatGTAATAGACGAGAAAGTATTACCAGAAATTCCACAGAAAATTAATGCTAAAAtgaaaagaataattccaataaAAATAGAGTCATcacaaaagataaaaattataacgaagcaagacttaaaagaaaaatattcggtgattcaagaattaaaagaaaaacctGCAATAGCTCAAGAGATGAAAGAAAAACCtgtaataattaaagaaataaaagaaagaccTATGATAATTCAAGAGACAAAAGAAAAACCTATGATAAAGCAAGAACTAAAAGAAAAGTCTGCAGTAATCCAAGAAACAACAGATCAACATAAACCACTTAATATGAAAGAAAGCATCAGAAATATAATCAATCAATTTAAAGAATTCGAAAAAGATTTTGTACATGAAGATTCAGAAATAGATAAAAAAGAATTAGCTGTTAAATATAATGAGCAACCCACAGAAACAAGTACAAAAAAAGCAGAAGATTTACTAAGAATAGATATTATGACAGAAAGTAGAGGTGTAAAAACAATCAAAGATGCCAAAGAAAGTCTACGGGACATAATAAATCagtttaaacaaataaaaagcGAATTAACTTCAGAAGAAGACGATCTATTTGAAAAGATTGAAGCTACATATATGGAACGACCAATTGCAGAAACGTTAATGCAGTTTAGTGAAGCTTTAAAAAATTTAGTacaacgaagaaaaaaaagtaaGACATTtacttttgaaaataaaaatgataaaccTAAACCACAAATTTTACCAAAACTGGCGGTAAGGGATCATCAGTTTCCAACAGAATCtccaaaaaattaa